From a single Desulfobacterales bacterium genomic region:
- a CDS encoding aspartate aminotransferase family protein, translating into METELLSKMRTKEIFKQFGDHISKGQIRYLSAGHIDILESNRRDTKFSDATTGKTYFDGFSSAGSFNTGRRNSSVVEALCDTLHEYDMGTPLLLSRSKIEFARKLVNLAPGDLNKVVFTGSGADSIEAAIKLAKGATGREEIISMVNAYHGHSGFSLSAGGKDYYKELFQPLMPGFRLAPFGDLEAIRQLASMKTAAILIEPIQGEGGIHVGTSEYLHGLRQLCDDLGIVLIFDEIQTGFGRTGRIWFSEYSGVVPDVMALAKSIGGGVYPNGAIVYRDIPKLTGFVNDNPFFHSSSGGGSNIGCRISTKVIDQLVEKQLWRNAEKMGKRLKNGLTKIMLQHPESIREVRGKGLMIGIEYRHEFMGMLMADCLSKSGIFAAYSGNAPQVMRFMLPLTVTEEEVDDFLKRFRKAMTIQGYYLFILLPLIKIPIFRKWVNNPKNLIPIGAFLRKFGF; encoded by the coding sequence ACTTATCTGCCGGACATATCGACATCCTGGAAAGTAATCGCCGGGATACAAAATTTTCAGATGCGACAACAGGCAAAACGTATTTTGACGGGTTTTCATCCGCAGGTTCTTTTAATACAGGCAGGCGTAATTCCAGTGTTGTTGAAGCACTGTGTGACACCTTACATGAATACGATATGGGAACGCCCTTGCTATTATCCCGTTCCAAAATAGAATTTGCCAGAAAACTGGTCAATTTGGCACCGGGTGATTTAAATAAGGTGGTTTTTACCGGTAGTGGCGCAGATTCCATTGAAGCGGCCATTAAACTGGCGAAAGGTGCCACAGGAAGAGAAGAAATCATCTCTATGGTCAATGCGTACCACGGCCATTCCGGATTCAGCCTTTCCGCCGGAGGCAAGGATTATTACAAGGAACTTTTCCAGCCCCTTATGCCCGGTTTTCGTTTGGCGCCATTTGGCGATCTTGAAGCCATCAGACAATTGGCTTCCATGAAAACAGCGGCCATTTTGATTGAACCGATACAGGGTGAAGGCGGCATCCATGTGGGAACCAGTGAATATTTGCATGGGTTAAGGCAACTTTGCGATGATTTGGGTATTGTCCTTATTTTTGATGAAATTCAAACCGGGTTTGGCCGTACTGGCAGAATCTGGTTTTCCGAGTATTCAGGGGTTGTGCCGGATGTGATGGCGTTGGCCAAATCCATTGGCGGCGGTGTTTACCCCAATGGCGCCATCGTTTATCGGGATATCCCGAAGTTGACTGGTTTTGTCAACGACAACCCCTTTTTTCACAGTTCTTCCGGGGGAGGCAGTAACATCGGCTGCCGGATTTCCACTAAAGTGATCGACCAATTGGTTGAAAAACAACTCTGGAGAAATGCTGAAAAAATGGGAAAACGTCTCAAAAACGGACTGACTAAGATCATGTTGCAGCACCCTGAATCAATCCGCGAAGTGCGTGGCAAGGGCCTGATGATCGGTATTGAATACAGGCATGAATTCATGGGAATGCTCATGGCGGATTGTTTAAGCAAATCCGGTATTTTCGCTGCGTATTCAGGAAATGCACCTCAAGTCATGCGTTTTATGCTCCCCTTGACGGTGACTGAAGAAGAAGTCGACGATTTTTTAAAAAGGTTCAGGAAAGCCATGACGATACAGGGGTATTACCTGTTTATACTGCTGCCCTTAATCAAGATTCCCATCTTCCGCAAATGGGTGAATAACCCCAAGAATCTCATACCCATTGGTGCGTTTTTAAGAAAATTCGGTTTTTAA
- a CDS encoding amidohydrolase family protein: MYNNGGDIIEQIGVTKKRIFDPISIWQFFLNRNFKMGRIPYEIFKPYIINAERERNFTATRENARKSMDEAGVSFSVCLPVPPHLDFNDVKKAAEKDAGLIPFTGVDFSKMETLPNQFEEDVKKGAKGLKLHPVIQKVNFTDEKMKTAVDSFIKFDLPILFHAGVSNYYKNKEKSNNIPEYGSIKGARDLVAAFPQAKFIVGHAGMFDVMDVIRLLGKFKNVWVDTSLQPPGVIKKLIKTFGPEKVLFASDWPFGSRIAGIKAVKAACGSDKRLAEMLFYKNAENLLKI; encoded by the coding sequence TTGTACAATAATGGTGGAGATATCATTGAACAAATAGGCGTTACAAAAAAAAGGATATTTGATCCTATTTCAATCTGGCAGTTTTTCTTAAATAGAAATTTCAAAATGGGGAGAATACCTTATGAAATTTTCAAACCATATATTATCAATGCGGAACGCGAACGAAATTTCACAGCAACTCGTGAAAATGCACGCAAAAGTATGGATGAAGCCGGAGTTTCTTTTTCTGTCTGCCTGCCGGTTCCTCCCCATTTAGACTTTAATGATGTAAAAAAAGCTGCTGAAAAAGATGCCGGTTTAATACCTTTTACCGGAGTAGATTTTTCAAAAATGGAGACTCTGCCAAATCAATTTGAAGAGGATGTTAAAAAGGGTGCAAAAGGATTAAAACTTCATCCTGTTATCCAGAAAGTTAACTTTACCGATGAAAAAATGAAGACGGCTGTTGATTCATTTATAAAATTTGATCTCCCTATTCTCTTTCATGCCGGTGTTTCAAACTATTATAAAAACAAAGAAAAAAGCAATAATATACCGGAATATGGTTCCATCAAAGGAGCCAGAGATCTGGTTGCAGCATTTCCCCAGGCAAAGTTTATTGTAGGGCACGCAGGAATGTTTGATGTTATGGATGTTATAAGGTTACTCGGCAAGTTTAAAAATGTCTGGGTTGATACATCATTGCAACCCCCAGGCGTTATAAAAAAATTGATAAAAACTTTTGGGCCGGAAAAAGTATTATTTGCTTCTGACTGGCCCTTTGGCAGCAGAATAGCCGGTATTAAGGCTGTTAAAGCAGCCTGCGGAAGTGACAAAAGGTTAGCTGAAATGCTTTTTTATAAAAATGCAGAAAATTTATTAAAAATATAA
- a CDS encoding aspartate aminotransferase family protein: protein MHDLQTQIKTDDSYVPIEDLYEEAKALFSEGLIEHLKAKGLDVIEGQSEGIYINDINGTRFIDCYCAASTYNLGRKNKTVVDSLKSAAKETDCGNFILVSEEKAELSSKLARFVAGDLSCVLFTVVRGEAMDAACKLARGYTGKTELISVDGGWYGHTGFAMGLSEHIDKDRYGRLIPDQTIVEFNNIAAAKKAINKNTAAFILEPVQVENGCRLVDKDYLLELKAVCEHYGALLIFDETQTGFGRTGHKFAKDYYDVNPDILLFGEAITTGLFPMTGMVFTPTVKSFFDIHPLIHLCTFGGHDVGCRVACKTLDVYEQMRPWIQTNETGAVLLNHLSRIQSFYPDLIRSVSGLGLVNAITFTKEELAQLFCVTARNNGFIVVQGLVAKESVVFRPPLTITRDELNRLMELISSTMKSVNNQRL, encoded by the coding sequence ATGCATGACCTGCAAACTCAAATAAAAACAGATGATTCTTACGTGCCTATCGAAGATTTGTACGAAGAAGCCAAAGCGCTTTTTTCGGAAGGGTTGATTGAACATTTAAAGGCCAAAGGACTTGATGTGATAGAGGGGCAAAGTGAAGGCATCTATATCAATGACATCAATGGAACCCGTTTCATTGATTGCTATTGTGCCGCATCCACCTACAATCTTGGTCGAAAAAACAAAACGGTGGTGGATTCGCTCAAATCAGCCGCCAAAGAGACTGATTGCGGTAATTTTATTCTCGTTTCCGAAGAAAAGGCTGAGTTATCAAGCAAGCTGGCTCGTTTTGTGGCCGGAGACCTAAGCTGCGTCCTTTTCACAGTGGTCAGGGGTGAAGCAATGGATGCGGCGTGTAAACTGGCCAGAGGCTATACAGGCAAAACAGAGCTGATTTCGGTGGATGGCGGATGGTATGGCCACACCGGATTCGCCATGGGCCTTTCAGAGCACATTGATAAGGACAGATACGGCCGCCTGATTCCGGATCAAACCATAGTTGAATTCAATAACATCGCGGCTGCCAAAAAAGCGATCAACAAAAACACCGCCGCCTTCATTTTGGAACCCGTACAGGTGGAAAACGGATGTCGCCTGGTTGATAAGGACTATTTATTGGAATTGAAAGCGGTTTGCGAGCATTATGGCGCGTTGTTGATTTTTGATGAAACTCAAACCGGGTTTGGTCGAACCGGCCATAAATTTGCCAAAGATTATTATGATGTCAACCCGGATATCCTGTTGTTTGGTGAAGCAATCACCACCGGGCTGTTTCCAATGACCGGGATGGTCTTTACCCCAACCGTCAAATCCTTTTTCGACATTCACCCGCTCATTCATCTGTGCACTTTTGGGGGCCACGATGTGGGGTGCCGGGTTGCCTGTAAAACCCTGGATGTTTATGAGCAAATGCGTCCATGGATACAAACCAATGAAACAGGAGCGGTTTTATTGAATCATTTAAGTCGCATTCAAAGTTTCTACCCGGATTTAATTCGTTCGGTAAGTGGCTTGGGACTTGTGAACGCAATTACATTTACAAAGGAAGAACTGGCCCAGTTGTTTTGTGTGACCGCTCGAAACAACGGCTTCATTGTCGTTCAGGGGTTGGTTGCTAAGGAGAGTGTTGTCTTTCGTCCGCCTCTTACCATAACCCGCGACGAATTGAACCGGCTGATGGAATTGATTTCCAGCACCATGAAATCCGTTAACAATCAGAGACTTTAA